Genomic segment of Glutamicibacter sp. JL.03c:
TCTTCGAGCGGCTTGATGGAGACAGACATGGTCTCTCCTTTTCGTGTATGAACCAATGGTGGTAGGGGTGCGCCCTATGGCATTGGACCAACCGTCGTCGCGGTGCCAGTTGGTGGTATCCAGTCAGGCGGTGATTCTGCATGCAAGCATGCAGAACTTCCATCACTGACTTTAGGACGAGCTTTAGCACTCGGTCAAGGCGAGTGCTAATCAAAGCCCTTAGTTCGTCACACCGGTTCGCGCAGAGCGCACAGCCGCCGACTCTTCGATATCTTCCGGAGCGGTGAGGTCCATTTCGGAAAGCTTGACCACCTTGGACTTGGTGACCAGTCGATGCACCAGCCACAAGCCCAGGAACAACGGCAAGCCGATGTAGGAAGAAAGCACTTCCAGCCCGTGTCCGGCCAGGACTGCCTGGTAGTTCTGGCCAGCAATGACCGCGATGAGCATCAGGAACGCCACGATGGGACCGAGCGGGAAGAACGGTGCACGGTACGGCAGATCCTTGACGGAGTACCCCTGGGCCAGGTACCCGCGGCGGAAGCGATAGTGCGAGGCGGCAATGCCCACCCAGACGATGAAGCCGCATAGGCCCGAGACATTGAGCAGCCAGGTGTAGGCAGCACCCTGGCCGACCAGTGCGGTGAGGAATCCGAAGAGTCCTACCGCTGCTGTGGCCAGCAAAGCCATCACGGGCACGCCGCGGGAGTTGGTCGTTCCGAAGATCTTCGGAGCCTTTCCATCGTGGGCCATCGAGTAGAGCATGCGGGTCGAGGCGTACAGGCCAGAGTTGCCGGCGGAGAGAATCGCGGTGAGGATGACCGCGTTCATGGCAGCCGCCGCGAAGGCAATGCCAGCGCGTTCGAAGACCAGGGTGAACGGCGAGGAGGCAACGTCGGCTTCGCCACTGGCCAGCAGGCTTGGGTCAGCGAATGGGATCAGGCAACCAATGATGAAGATGGCGCCGATGTAGAAGAGCATGATGCGCCAGAAGACCCGGCGGATGGCCTTGGGCACTTCGCGACGGGGATCCTTGGCTTCACCGGCGGCCACGCCAACCAGCTCGGTGCCTTGGAAGGAGAACCCGGCAATCATGAAGACCGAGATGATCGAAAGCCAGCCGCCATGGAAGACGTCTTTACCTTCCTTCCAGTTTTCAAGTGGATCAGTTTGGGATCCGAGGACTCCAAAGATCATCAGAACGCCGGCAGCCAGGAAGGCAATCACGGTGACTACCTTGATCAAAGCCAACCAGAATTCGCCTTCGCCAAAAGCCTTGGCTGACAGTGCGTTCAGGGCGGTCAACGCCGCGAGGAAAAGTCCTGCCCACACCCAGCCGGGGACATCCGGCAGCCAGAAACTCATGACGATGCCGGCAGCGACCAATTCAGCAGCGACGGTGATGGCCCAGTTGAACCAGTAGTTCCATCCAATGGCAAAGCCGAAGGATGGGGAGACGAATCGGGTGGCGAAGGTTTGGAAGGAGCCGGCCACTGGAATCTTGGCGGTCATCTCCCCCAGCGACTGCATCAGCAAGTAGACCATGAGGCCCACTGCAGCGTAAGCGACCAAGGCGCCGCCGGGTCCGGCCTGAGCAATGGTTCCGCCCGAGGCGACAAACAGGCCGGTACCGATGGAACCGCCGATGGCGATCATCTGAAGGTGGCGGCTGCTCATGCCGCGCTTCAGCTGGTTATGGGCCAGTGGCGCAGGATCCCTCAGGGCGGCACTGTCTGCTGGAGTTCGGTTGCTCGACGTCATTGTCGTTCTCTGCATAGATTTCTTCACAGGTGCCATGGAACACCAAAGCATGCGCGAATGCGACCTGAGTCACTTCAGTTAATCCGCGAACAATTCTTGATCGTGGACCGGAGCAGCAGGCACTGGCGGCGTATAGATGAACCCGAGCGGCAGACTGTAATTGAGCCGATCCTTTACCCGCTAGAAAGATTGGCGGGATTGCCCAAAGGATTACGCTTCCTAAACAAATGACGTTCCATGAAAAAGCATCACTTATCCAAAGCGGATTCACATTTCATAATTTCTTGCATAGCAGGTGGATTAGAAATTGCGAATTTTTCCCTGTGACCCCGCTGACGCGACTCGCAAGCACTGCTAAGAGATTCCGAATATGACGCTAATACGTCACATAGGTCACATCAGCCAGTTAGACGAGACCAGTTCCATGATCATGCAGGCAAGGTATCACCGTTAGGCTTGAACTATGGCCCAGGCTTCAAACGACTCAACGCTCAACGAACAATTCGCCGCCCTGCTTTCAGCTGAAGGTTGGCAATTGCTCTCCACCATTGATCCATCCATGGTCTCGTCCAAGGATGCTGCGTGGACGCTGAACGAAAAACTGCGCAAGGAGGGCCACGATCCTCAGGTCGTTCGTGCTGCAATTGCGCAGTCCGAGCTTCGCTACAAAGCACGGGTGAAGTTTGGCCCTTTCGCGGATTCGTTGATCTTCACACCGGCAGGCCTGGAACAGGCAACCCGGCTGACCATCGCGGGACTGCATGCACAGCGCTTCACCAAAGCCGGGGCCACCCATGTAGCTGACCTCGGGTGCGGCATTGGCACCGACTCCATTGCACTGGCTAGCGCTGGCCTCAAAGTCACTGCCGTGGAGAAAGATGAAACGACCGCAGCAGCCACCACTTTGAACCTGATGCCATTTGAAAATGCCACGGTTGTTCACGGCGGTGCCGAGGAAACTGACCTCACCGGAATCGACGGCGTCTGGCTAGACCCGGCTCGACGGACCGATGTCGCGGGAAGCACCCGCCGGCTCTTTGATCCGGAAGCCTTCTCCCCTCCACTGTCGTTTGTTGAGAAACTCGTGGACGCCGGCCTTGATGTCGGCGTGAAGCTGGGCCCGGGCCTGCCTCATGAAGCCATTCCCGCCAACGCCGAATCCGTATGGATTTCGGATCACGGCTCTGTCATCGAAGCCTGCCTGTGGTTCGGCAAGCTCAAGCGCGAGGATGTTGTACGCGCAGCCTTGGTCATAGACAAAGATGGCGCACACGAACTGACCAGCTCTGTAGCAGCCAAGGATGATCCGGCCGCAGAAGTCGGAGAGCTAGCAGCTCACATCTATGAGCCGGATGGCGCAGTGATCCGCTCACACCTGATCTCAAGACTTCTAGAGACCACCGGTGGCCATCTCCTGGATGAGCACATTGCGTACTTCACCCACGAAGAGCAAATCTTCACCCCTTTCGCCCGCGGCTTCAAGGTCCTGGCGGTCCATGATTACAACGTGAAGAAGCTTCGCAGCTGGGTCAAGGCCAATGGCATTGGCACTTTGGACATCAAGAAGCGCGGCGTTGACGCGACCCCTGAGGAACTGCGAAAGATCCTGCTGGCGGGTGTATCGAAGAGCGCCAAGACCCGGGCAACGTTGATGCTGGCACGTATTGGTGAAAAACGTGTGGCTTTTGAGGTGGCTCCTCACTAATCTGAGGTGATACACCTCCCACCGGTTCAGTATCCCGTCCAGTGAGTTGCAATATATAGAATAGGTTTGGAGAAACATCGTGTTCGGTGAATTTTCAGTCCTGTTTTATCGGCTCCGGAGTGATCCGTCCGAGACGTCATCACTAGGAGCGCCGTGCAAAAAATCGAGTTCGCCCAATCAGCCCAATCAACTATCGGCGTTGAGTGGGAAATCGCTTTGGTCAATCGCGAAAGTGCGGACTTGTGCTCTGTTGCTGAAAAAGTACTTAATCGGCTCAAGGATGATGCCGGCCTTGGCCATGAGGACGAGCACCCTACCGTCAAGCCTGAACTTCTGATGAATACCGTTGAGGTTGTCACTGGAGTGCACAACACTGTTGCCAGTGCTGCAGATGAACTACGTAGCAATGTGCGCATGCTCAACGATGTTGCCGGTGATCATGGGGTGGACCTTTACTCTGCTGGTTCCCATCCTTTTGCTCCGCCAACTTTGCAGCCGGTCACCGATAAGGACCGCTATGCCAAGCTTATTGACCGGACCCAATGGTGGGGCCGTCAGATGGTCATCTACGGTGTACACGTGCATGTCGGTTTGGACAACCGCGACAAAGCTTTGCCGATCACCGATGGGCTGATCAACTACCAGCCGCACTTCCAGGCATTGAGCGCTTCCAGCCCATACTGGGGTGGTGAGGACACAGGCTATGCCTCGCAACGCTCCTTGATGTTCCAGCAGCTACCTGCTGCAGGCATTCCATTCCATTTTGGTTCCTGGTCTGAATACGAAGCACACGTGGCAGACATGCTGCACACCGGCGTGATTGATGATGTCTCAGAAATTCGTTGGGATGTCCGCCCTGTACCCCGTTTGGGAACCGTTGAAATGCGCATCTGCGATGGCTTGAGCTCGCTGGATGATATTGCCGCGATTACCGCCCTGACGCAGTGCCTGGTGCACGACATGTCAATGTCGATCGAAGCTGGTTACAAGATTCCAGTGATGCCAGCCTGGTTCCGCGTTGAGAACAAGTGGCGTGCAGCCCGTTATGGTCTGGATGCCATCATCATTCTGAACGCCCAGGGTGATGAAATGCTGGTGACTGATCATCTGCGTGCCGAGGTCAAGCGCCTCGCCCCAGTGGCAGAACAACTGGGCTGCTCCGAAGAACTGCAAGGCATCATTCACCTGATCGAATCCGGTGCCGAGTACCAGCGCCAGCGCAAGGTCTTCGCCGCATCGGGCGGAGATTTCCAAGCAGTGGTCCGCGATAACGTGGCGCGGATGAAGTCTGTCTAAGAACCACCCAAAAACGGCTGGTGCCGCGGCGAGAGCCTGTCGATGACCTGAAGCGCCAAGCATGCAAGAAGCCCTCGGGCGGTAAGCGATCTTTTGATCAACTACCACCCGAGGGCTTTCTTCTGCTCTGTCAACGCCTAGTCGCGGAAGCGCTCTTCAATCTGCTCTGAGAATCGCAGGAGAAGTGAAGCCAGTTCCGTGACATCCTGCAGTTCCCATGTGGCAAAGAGGTCATGGTAATCAGCACGAGTTGAACCCTTGATTTCCTGGAATCTCTTGATGGCCATATCTGTGGGGCTAACCAAATAGACCCGCGCATCATGCTGAGAACGCTCCAGCTGGATAAGATCCCACTGCTTGAGATCTTTGAGCTGTCGAGATACTACGGACTTATCCATATGACAACCGGCAACCAATTCGGAAACGGTCAGATCCGCATCAGGCCGACTCACGGCACTGAGCAGGACTGCGCGCAGTACCGAGAAACCTGCTCCACGCAGTTCCGGATGGAACAGCCTGGCATTGCGTGCCATGCGTCCTTTGAACGCGGGAGCCAGACGGGCAAAGGCCGCCTCGATATCATCTAGCGCTGCACCGTGCACGTGGTTCACGACTCGTCACCTCGGGTTTGCCCTGCCGCACCGCCTGCTGCTTCCTTGTTGGCTGGCGATGGCTTGATAGGCTCTTCAGCAGCCCCTGATTCTGGGCTGTTTGCCTGAGCTGCGTGGCGCCCCTGGATGCGGCTCACCGCACGGCGCTCGGCACGAGCCTGCAGTTGCAGTTCACGCTGAACACGCTCGGTGTCGTTTACACGCTCCCCCAGCACGTTCAAACGCAGGTCGTAAGACTTCAACGCCTGAACAACGTCGCCAACCTGCTCTTCAATCTGAGCGTGGGCAGCACGTGCCTTGTCCAGAGTGGACTGGAGTTCTTCCACCATGAACTCGACACGAGCGGACTCATGGTGGGCATCGATCTCTGCCGCTTCAAGTGGCTGGGAGATGGTTGGCTCAGTGCCCGGCTGGTGGATGTCGGTGTAGGTGTCAGCACCTGGCTGAGCGCTTCGAGTGCGCATGACCTGTTCGACGAGGTCACGCTCGTCCATGCGGCGGGCTTGTTGCACCTGGCGGCGAGCCTCGCTCAGTTCATCCTCCGATGGCAGAGTAATCGCGCCGGTGGCAACGAGTTCCTCGTAGCCACGGCCACCGCGTTCAGCTGGTTCAAGTGCGGAAAGTTCTCCACCCAATTCCTCTTCAATCTGCTCCGAAGCAGTCTTCTTGGACAGTGGCTTATTAGGCAGGAAGATTGCACAGATCAAGGTGACGATAGCCAGCGGCACAACCAGCAAGAACAGGAAGGCGATGGACTGGCCGTAAGAGCTTTCCACAATGTTGCGTACCGGTTCGCACAAATCATTGATTGCAGGAACAGTACCGCTAGATAGGGACTTAAGGCTGTCTGCGCAGTCTGGATTATCAACCAAGAGCTGTGGAACACCGGTAGCCTTGTTGATCTCTTCAACCACATTGGCCAGACCGTCTTTCATCTTGTCGGCGACTTGAGTACCCAAGACCGAACCAAGTACCGAAACACCGATGGTTCCTCCAAGGCTACGGAAGAAGGCGATAGCGCCAGAACCGGCACCGATCATGCGCGGTGGCAGGGAGTTCTGGGTAACCAGAACCAGGTTCTGCATCAGCACACCTGAGCCCAGACCCAGCAGGAACATTCCAAGGTCAACGAACCACAGTGGGGTGTCGTAGTCGATACGCGACATCAGGTAGAGGCCAACGCTCAAGACAACGCCGCCACCGACAACGTACTTCTTCCAGCGGCCTGTGCGCGAGATCAGCTGGCCAACGATGATGGCACCGAACATGGAGCCAAGAACCATTGGCAGGGTCTGCAGACCTGCGTGGGTAGGAGTGAAACCGCGCGCAAGCTGTAGGTACTGGCTCAGGAAGACCGAGGTACCGAACATGGTGACGCCCACGGCGATCGAAGCGATCGATGCCAGAGCGAAGGTGCGTTGTGCGAACAGGCGGATTGGGATGATTGGTTCTTTGACACGCAGTTCCCAGAACACGGTAGCGATGATCAGCACGCCGGCCGCAGCGACCATAGTGATGCTCTGCGAGGAATTCCAAGCGAATCCACCGGAATCAGAGTCCTTGCCGCCAAGGCTGATCCAGATCAGCAGCAGGCTGATACCGGCAATGATCAAGGCTGAACCCAGGAAGTCAATCTTGACATCCTTCCGCACGTGCTTGATGCGCAAGGTGGCCTGAATCAGGATCAATGCGCCAACGGCGAATGGTACACAGACGAAGAAGCACCATTCCCAGCCCCAGCTATCGGCTATAACGCCGCCTAGCAGCGGACCGCCAATCTGGCCGACAGCCATGACGGCACCCATGATGCCCATGTACTTGCCACGCTCGCGAGGCGAAATGATGTCTGCGATCACCACTTGGACCAGGGCCATCAGACCACCGGTACCAATGGACTGGACCAGGCGCCAGCCGATGAGCCATGACATGGCACCTTCGTGGGAGTCGCCACCGATCTGGCTGGAGAAGCCAGCCGCTACGGTACCGACTACGAAGATGATCAAGGCAATTTGCAGCATCGCCTTGCGGTTGAAGATATCTGAGAGCTTGCCCCAGATCGGGGTAGTGACGGTCATGGAGAGGAAGGCCGCAACCAGTACCCAGGTGTACTGGGTATTCGTGCCGTGCAGGTCGGCAACGATCAATGGCATTGGCGTTGCGATCACCGTCGATGACACCAATACGGTGAACATCGCG
This window contains:
- a CDS encoding amino acid permease, translating into MTSSNRTPADSAALRDPAPLAHNQLKRGMSSRHLQMIAIGGSIGTGLFVASGGTIAQAGPGGALVAYAAVGLMVYLLMQSLGEMTAKIPVAGSFQTFATRFVSPSFGFAIGWNYWFNWAITVAAELVAAGIVMSFWLPDVPGWVWAGLFLAALTALNALSAKAFGEGEFWLALIKVVTVIAFLAAGVLMIFGVLGSQTDPLENWKEGKDVFHGGWLSIISVFMIAGFSFQGTELVGVAAGEAKDPRREVPKAIRRVFWRIMLFYIGAIFIIGCLIPFADPSLLASGEADVASSPFTLVFERAGIAFAAAAMNAVILTAILSAGNSGLYASTRMLYSMAHDGKAPKIFGTTNSRGVPVMALLATAAVGLFGFLTALVGQGAAYTWLLNVSGLCGFIVWVGIAASHYRFRRGYLAQGYSVKDLPYRAPFFPLGPIVAFLMLIAVIAGQNYQAVLAGHGLEVLSSYIGLPLFLGLWLVHRLVTKSKVVKLSEMDLTAPEDIEESAAVRSARTGVTN
- a CDS encoding class I SAM-dependent methyltransferase — encoded protein: MAQASNDSTLNEQFAALLSAEGWQLLSTIDPSMVSSKDAAWTLNEKLRKEGHDPQVVRAAIAQSELRYKARVKFGPFADSLIFTPAGLEQATRLTIAGLHAQRFTKAGATHVADLGCGIGTDSIALASAGLKVTAVEKDETTAAATTLNLMPFENATVVHGGAEETDLTGIDGVWLDPARRTDVAGSTRRLFDPEAFSPPLSFVEKLVDAGLDVGVKLGPGLPHEAIPANAESVWISDHGSVIEACLWFGKLKREDVVRAALVIDKDGAHELTSSVAAKDDPAAEVGELAAHIYEPDGAVIRSHLISRLLETTGGHLLDEHIAYFTHEEQIFTPFARGFKVLAVHDYNVKKLRSWVKANGIGTLDIKKRGVDATPEELRKILLAGVSKSAKTRATLMLARIGEKRVAFEVAPH
- a CDS encoding glutamate--cysteine ligase encodes the protein MQKIEFAQSAQSTIGVEWEIALVNRESADLCSVAEKVLNRLKDDAGLGHEDEHPTVKPELLMNTVEVVTGVHNTVASAADELRSNVRMLNDVAGDHGVDLYSAGSHPFAPPTLQPVTDKDRYAKLIDRTQWWGRQMVIYGVHVHVGLDNRDKALPITDGLINYQPHFQALSASSPYWGGEDTGYASQRSLMFQQLPAAGIPFHFGSWSEYEAHVADMLHTGVIDDVSEIRWDVRPVPRLGTVEMRICDGLSSLDDIAAITALTQCLVHDMSMSIEAGYKIPVMPAWFRVENKWRAARYGLDAIIILNAQGDEMLVTDHLRAEVKRLAPVAEQLGCSEELQGIIHLIESGAEYQRQRKVFAASGGDFQAVVRDNVARMKSV
- a CDS encoding MarR family winged helix-turn-helix transcriptional regulator, whose protein sequence is MNHVHGAALDDIEAAFARLAPAFKGRMARNARLFHPELRGAGFSVLRAVLLSAVSRPDADLTVSELVAGCHMDKSVVSRQLKDLKQWDLIQLERSQHDARVYLVSPTDMAIKRFQEIKGSTRADYHDLFATWELQDVTELASLLLRFSEQIEERFRD
- a CDS encoding MDR family MFS transporter — translated: MSTSAPPLETEAKPAAAMKPAQVMLSISGLMAAMFTVLVSSTVIATPMPLIVADLHGTNTQYTWVLVAAFLSMTVTTPIWGKLSDIFNRKAMLQIALIIFVVGTVAAGFSSQIGGDSHEGAMSWLIGWRLVQSIGTGGLMALVQVVIADIISPRERGKYMGIMGAVMAVGQIGGPLLGGVIADSWGWEWCFFVCVPFAVGALILIQATLRIKHVRKDVKIDFLGSALIIAGISLLLIWISLGGKDSDSGGFAWNSSQSITMVAAAGVLIIATVFWELRVKEPIIPIRLFAQRTFALASIASIAVGVTMFGTSVFLSQYLQLARGFTPTHAGLQTLPMVLGSMFGAIIVGQLISRTGRWKKYVVGGGVVLSVGLYLMSRIDYDTPLWFVDLGMFLLGLGSGVLMQNLVLVTQNSLPPRMIGAGSGAIAFFRSLGGTIGVSVLGSVLGTQVADKMKDGLANVVEEINKATGVPQLLVDNPDCADSLKSLSSGTVPAINDLCEPVRNIVESSYGQSIAFLFLLVVPLAIVTLICAIFLPNKPLSKKTASEQIEEELGGELSALEPAERGGRGYEELVATGAITLPSEDELSEARRQVQQARRMDERDLVEQVMRTRSAQPGADTYTDIHQPGTEPTISQPLEAAEIDAHHESARVEFMVEELQSTLDKARAAHAQIEEQVGDVVQALKSYDLRLNVLGERVNDTERVQRELQLQARAERRAVSRIQGRHAAQANSPESGAAEEPIKPSPANKEAAGGAAGQTRGDES